From the Candidatus Poribacteria bacterium genome, one window contains:
- a CDS encoding (2Fe-2S)-binding protein, with protein sequence MNPPPPKQTETITLDGEEVAFTEGETIYEIAERHRKQVPTLCYDPRLEAFGGCRLCVVELEGARNPVASCTTKATPSMVVRTATDEIEKYRKTLLEMVTSENRELDVDSLRGYASQELTTLVNRYEARTGRFIGAQSGTSNTDDKNPFILRDYDLCISCYRCVRVCAEQEGDYAISVMNRGFHTQITTEFNGELRDSACTFCGQCVQTCPTGALADKKAMRAVDRPGEIEKTRTICPYCGVGCSIDLLTKEDRIVGIHPAMDGPANEGALCVKGQFAFDFVHHPDRLTTPLVRGEDGELHKASWDEALDRAAEGFRQVNEKHGRHSIYGVASGRAPSEAAYLMQKFIRVGFGTNYIDNCSRA encoded by the coding sequence ATGAACCCACCACCCCCCAAACAGACCGAAACAATAACGCTCGACGGAGAGGAAGTCGCCTTCACCGAGGGGGAAACCATCTACGAAATCGCAGAGCGGCATCGGAAGCAGGTGCCGACCCTCTGCTACGATCCACGCCTCGAAGCCTTCGGTGGATGTCGCCTCTGTGTCGTTGAACTCGAAGGGGCTCGAAACCCCGTCGCGTCCTGCACCACAAAGGCAACGCCCAGCATGGTTGTCCGTACAGCAACCGACGAGATTGAGAAATACCGAAAGACCCTGCTAGAGATGGTGACATCCGAAAACCGCGAACTCGATGTCGATTCCTTGCGCGGCTATGCCTCCCAAGAGCTGACAACGCTCGTCAACCGCTACGAAGCGCGCACCGGACGGTTTATCGGAGCACAGTCGGGCACAAGCAATACCGACGACAAAAATCCATTTATCCTGCGCGACTACGATCTCTGCATCTCCTGCTATCGGTGCGTCCGCGTCTGTGCCGAGCAGGAAGGGGACTACGCGATCAGCGTCATGAATCGCGGCTTTCACACACAGATTACCACCGAATTCAATGGAGAATTAAGAGATTCGGCGTGCACCTTCTGCGGTCAGTGTGTGCAGACCTGTCCGACCGGTGCCCTCGCTGACAAGAAGGCGATGCGTGCTGTTGATCGACCGGGCGAAATCGAGAAAACCCGCACCATCTGTCCCTACTGCGGAGTGGGCTGCTCAATTGATCTCCTGACCAAGGAAGATAGAATCGTCGGCATCCACCCAGCGATGGACGGTCCCGCAAACGAGGGCGCACTCTGCGTCAAGGGTCAGTTCGCCTTCGACTTTGTGCACCACCCCGACCGGCTGACTACCCCACTCGTTCGCGGCGAGGATGGAGAACTCCACAAAGCGAGTTGGGATGAAGCACTCGATCGCGCAGCCGAAGGCTTCCGACAGGTGAACGAGAAACATGGTAGACATAGCATCTACGGCGTCGCCTCCGGTCGCGCACCGAGCGAGGCAGCGTATCTCATGCAGAAATTCATCCGTGTCGGCTTCGGCACAAACTACATCGACAACTGTAGCCGTGCCTGA
- a CDS encoding molybdopterin-dependent oxidoreductase, producing the protein MIFCIGTNMTECHPVAATRLKKAITGGAKLIVADPRRIGLAEMSDLYLPLRVGSDVALLLGMAHVIAREGLIDRDFIENRTTDSDAFLEHLVEFTPTWAEEISGVPAKDIETAAKWYGESGKAAIYYTLGITEHICGVDNVQSLCNLALMTGNIGREGTGINPMRGQNNIQGAGDSGALPNNYPGFQPVIDPANRAKFKEIYGREIDIDKGITKVTALDLCGEEIRAMLIDGENTLLSDPDRVHCEHALRSLDHLVVIDIFLTDTAELADVVLPATAFGETDGVCSNTERRVQRLRAAVPPPGQAKPDWWIICELSKRLGLGGFDFDEPKEIFNELCSVSPIYAGLDWDRIENSEYQWPVPDKDHPGTPRLHEGEFVNGRGIFSIVRYRDPAETINDDFPIWLTTGRRLQSYHTRTQTGRAQGIDYLLSEEALEVNPADVEGWGLRDGDWCELSSVRGSVKVKVKSTNRSPRGTVFASFSFSDVPVNILTG; encoded by the coding sequence GTGATTTTCTGTATCGGAACAAATATGACAGAATGCCACCCCGTCGCAGCGACACGGCTCAAAAAGGCTATCACAGGGGGTGCGAAGCTAATTGTCGCCGATCCACGGCGTATCGGTCTCGCAGAAATGTCAGATCTCTATCTACCCCTTCGGGTCGGATCGGATGTAGCACTTCTGCTCGGCATGGCACACGTCATCGCCCGCGAGGGGCTCATCGATCGAGACTTCATCGAAAATCGGACGACGGACAGCGACGCCTTCCTCGAACACCTCGTCGAATTTACGCCGACATGGGCGGAGGAGATCTCAGGGGTGCCTGCAAAGGATATCGAAACCGCCGCAAAATGGTACGGCGAATCGGGAAAAGCTGCAATCTACTACACACTCGGCATCACCGAGCATATCTGCGGCGTCGATAATGTGCAGAGCCTCTGTAACCTCGCCCTCATGACCGGCAACATCGGTCGTGAAGGCACCGGCATCAACCCGATGCGCGGTCAGAACAACATTCAGGGTGCAGGCGATAGCGGCGCGCTCCCGAACAACTATCCCGGTTTCCAGCCTGTTATTGACCCTGCGAACCGAGCCAAGTTCAAGGAGATCTACGGCAGAGAGATTGACATTGACAAGGGGATTACGAAAGTCACCGCACTCGACCTCTGCGGCGAGGAGATCCGTGCCATGCTAATCGATGGCGAAAACACGCTACTCTCCGACCCCGATCGTGTGCATTGCGAACACGCCCTGAGGAGCCTTGACCACCTCGTTGTCATCGACATCTTCCTGACCGACACTGCGGAACTGGCTGATGTCGTGCTGCCTGCGACCGCCTTTGGTGAAACGGACGGCGTTTGCTCGAACACAGAGCGTCGCGTCCAGCGTCTCCGTGCCGCCGTGCCGCCGCCGGGGCAAGCTAAACCTGATTGGTGGATCATCTGCGAACTTTCCAAACGACTCGGCTTGGGGGGATTTGACTTCGACGAACCGAAAGAGATCTTCAACGAATTGTGCAGCGTCTCACCGATTTACGCAGGCCTCGACTGGGACCGTATTGAAAACAGCGAGTACCAATGGCCCGTGCCGGACAAGGATCACCCCGGCACCCCCCGACTGCATGAAGGCGAGTTTGTGAACGGGCGAGGCATCTTCTCAATCGTGCGTTACCGCGATCCAGCGGAGACTATCAACGACGATTTCCCTATCTGGCTGACAACCGGGCGCAGGCTTCAGTCTTACCACACGCGCACACAAACCGGTCGCGCACAGGGCATCGACTATCTGCTCTCCGAAGAAGCCCTTGAGGTCAACCCCGCCGATGTTGAGGGATGGGGACTCAGAGATGGTGACTGGTGCGAGTTGTCGAGCGTCCGTGGCAGCGTGAAAGTCAAGGTGAAATCCACCAACCGCTCCCCGCGTGGAACGGTCTTTGCGAGTTTCAGTTTCAGCGACGTGCCTGTGAATATCCTCACCGG